The Zalophus californianus isolate mZalCal1 chromosome X, mZalCal1.pri.v2, whole genome shotgun sequence genome window below encodes:
- the STARD8 gene encoding stAR-related lipid transfer protein 8 isoform X1: MAEAPGGGPALRLPKPRTWVPWKPRGVKGARWDLPRWKPEVEAKRACKWLRATGFPQYAQLFEEGLFPLDIGSVKKDHGFLDEDSLGALCRRLMTLNNCASMKLEVHFQSKQNEDSEEEEQCSISNHWAFQRESKCWSRGGCSDLLAPPSPGLPGTSSCESVLTELSATSLPAITVSLSPEPTDLPSPCRVPSPSNQLLLSAPQGQEGPRDKAKKHRSRSFLKHLDSLRRKEKGGGRQAEPARGPATLEKATKASSFCSRRGFLSAGFYRAKNRAATSAGDCGTATQRAWEAWPVAMFRHPQRAHRGDCLVHVPGDHKPGTFPRSLSIESLLPEDGQRLADWQPGRPRGYEGRRGSCGSTGSHASIYDNMPELYPAEPLLARAAAEEDEGGGSYTHLDDILQHVWGLQQRVELWSRAVYPDLRTGDKDEEEEEEEEEEEVTSAAEMATVEVEGQAEALAQMEAPARRGSSAPGQADVPPVVPAQVQGRVQAEPLARAQAEAEAQAPGPAQHNGQEANSGGEPTSAPSLTVEDRHSVADTVASSGELDSSGKSLNEPEAAGSPAGPQALAPRERRDSGVGASLTRPCRKLRWHSFQNSHRPSLNSESLEINRQFAGQIHLLHKGSLLRLTAFMEKYTVPHKPGWVWTLAGSAPEGGCRREEARSQQWSVPKFMKRHKTPDYRGQHVFGVPPLIHVQRTGQPLPQSIQQAMRYLRSQCLDQVGIFRKSGVKSRIQNLRQMNETSPDNVCYDGQSAYDVADLLKQYFRDLPEPIFTSKLTTTFLQIYQLLPKDQWLAAAQAATLLLPDENREVLQTLLYFLSDIASAEENQMTAGNLAVCLAPSIFHLNVSKKDSPSPRIRSKRSLAGRPGPRDLSENMAATQGLSHMISDCKKLFQVPQDMVLQLCGSYSAAELCPPGPGLAELREAQAAGRSLSLYMEESVQELLRDAAERFKGWMSMPGPQHTELACRKVEKQTSRKERGQGTQGRPVRIWLGLAEDPCSLPLSGAEAPDGHPLRVWKASTEVAAPPAVVLHRVLRERALWDEDLLRAQVLEALMPGVELYHYVTDSMAPHPCRDFVVLRMWRSDLPRGGCLLVSQSLDPEQPVPESGVRAMMLTSQYLMEPCGLGRSRLTHICRADLRGRSPDWYNKVFGHLCAMEVAKIRDSFPTLQAAGPETKL; this comes from the exons AAGTTGAAGCcaagagagcatgcaagtggctCCGAGCAACAGGATTCCCTCAGTATGCTCAGCTTTTTGAAG AAGGTCTGTTTCCCTTGGATATTGGCTCTGTGAAGAAGGACCACGGTTTTCTGGACGAGGACTCTTTGGGGGCCCTGTGCAG GAGGCTGATGACCTTGAACAACTGTGCCTCGATGAAACTGGAAGTTCACTTTCAAAGCAAGCAA AATGAAGactcagaagaagaagagcaatGTAGCATCAGCAACCACTGGGCTTTCCAGCGAGAAAGTAAATGCTGGTCTCGTGGGGGCTGCTCTGACCTGCTGGCTCCCCCGAGCCCTGGCCTGCCGGGGACCTCCAGCTGTGAGAGCGTCCTCACAGAGCTCAGTGCCACTTCCCTACCAGCCATCACCGTGAGCCTATCGCCGGAGCCAACGGACCTGCCCTCACCCTGCCGTGTCCCCAGCCCGAGCAACCAGCTCCTCCTCAGCGCCCCCCAGGGCCAAGAGGGTCCCCGGGACAAAGCCAAGAAGCACCGTTCTCGTAGCTTCCTTAAGCACCTCGATTCTCTGAGGCGGAAGGAAAAGGGTGGCGGTCGGCAAGCGGAGCCCGCGCGTGGCCCAGCCACCTTAGAGAAGGCCACCAAAGCCTCCTCTTTCTGCAGTCGCCGTGGCTTCCTCTCAGCTGGATTCTACAGGGCCAAGAACAGGGCAGCCACCTCAGCCGGTGATTGCGGCACTGCGACTCAGAGGGCCTGGGAGGCCTGGCCTGTGGCCATGTTTCGGCATCCGCAGCGGGCGCACCGGGGGGACTGCCTTGTGCACGTGCCCGGGGACCACAAGCCAGGCACATTCCCTCGCTCCCTGTCCATCGAGAGCCTGCTTCCTGAGGACGGACAGCGCCTGGCCGATTGGCAGCCAGGTAGGCCCCGGGGCTATGAAGGGCGCCGGGGTTCCTGCGGCTCCACGGGCAGCCATGCCAGCATCTATGACAACATGCCCGAGCTGTACCCAGCGGAGCCACTACTGGCCAGGGCTGCAGCCGAAGAGGACGAGGGCGGGGGCAGCTACACCCACCTGGACGATATCCTCCAGCACGTGTGGGGGCTGCAGCAACGGGTAGAGCTCTGGTCCCGGGCCGTCTACCCGGACCTGCGGACTGGAGATAAGGacgaggaagaagaggaggaagaagaggaggaggaggtcacTTCAGCAGCAGAGATGGCCACAGTTGAGGTCGAGGGGCAGGCTGAGGCTCTGGCCCAGATGGAGGCCCCGGCCCGCAGAGGGTCCTCGGCCCCGGGCCAGGCTGATGTTCCGCCAGTGGTCCCAGCTCAGGTTCAGGGTCGGGTGCAGGCCGAGCCCCTGGCACGGGCACAGGCCGAGGCCGAGGCTCAGGCCCCGGGTCCAGCCCAGCATAATGGGCAGGAGGCAAATTCAGGTGGGgagcccacctctgcccccagcctgACGGTGGAAGATAGGCACTCCGTTGCTGACACCGTGGCCTCCTCCGGCGAACTGGACAGTAGTGGAAAGTCGCTGAACGAGCCCGAGGCCGCAGGCTCGCCGGCTGGACCTCAGGCATTAGCACCGCGGGAACGACGAGATTCAGGCGTTGGCGCCTCACTTACCAGACCCTGCAG GAAGCTCCGTTGGCACAGCTTCCAGAACTCCCACCGGCCCAGCCTGAACTCAGAGTCCCTGGAGATCAATCGGCAGTTTGCCGGCCAGATCCACCTCCTGCACAAGGGCTCGCTGCTGCGGCTCACCGCCTTCATGGAGAAGTACACTGTGCCGCACAAGCCGGGATGGGTCTG GACCCTGGCAGGGTCAGCCCCAGAAGGTGGGTGCAGGCGGGAGGAAGCCAGAAGCCAGCAGTG GTCAGTGCCCAAGTTCATGAAAAGGCATAAGACCCCGGACTACCGGGGCCAGCACGTGTTCGGGGTGCCCCCCCTCATCCACGTGCAGCGCACCGGCCAGCCACTGCCACAGAGCATTCAGCAAGCCATGCGCTACCTGCGCAGCCAGTGCCTGGACCAG GTGGGCATCTTCCGCAAGTCGGGGGTGAAGTCCAGGATCCAGAACCTGCGCCAAATGAATGAGACCTCACCAGACAATGTTTGCTACGACGGCCAATCGGCCTACGATGTGGCCGACTTGCTGAAGCAGTATTTCCGGGACCTACCAGAGCCTATCTTCACCAGCAAGCTCACCACCACTTTTCTGCAGATCTACCAGC TCCTCCCCAAGGATCAGTGGTTGGCTGCAGCGCAGGCCGCCACCTTGCTGCTCCCCGACGAGAACCGCGAGGTCCTACAGACCCTGCTCTATTTCCTAAGTGACATCGCCTCTGCTGAAGAAAACCAGATGACAGCCGGCAACCTAGCAGTGTGCCTGGCGCCTTCCATCTTCCATCTCAACGTCTCCAAGAAGGATAGCCCCTCACCCAG GATCAGGAGCAAACGCAGCCTGGCTGGCCGGCCGGGCCCTAGGGACCTGAGTGAGAACATGGCTGCCACCCAGGGCCTATCGCACATGATCAGTGACTGCAAGAAACTTTTCCAA GTCCCCCAGGACATGGTGCTGCAACTATGTGGCTCCTACAGTGCGGCTGAGCTCTGCCCTCCCGGCCCGGGCCTGGCTGAGCTGCGGGAGGCCCAAGCTGCCGGCAGGAGCCTGAGCCTCTACATGGAGGAGAGCGTCCAGGAGCTGCTCCGTGATGCTGCCGAGCGCTTCAAGGGCTGGATGAGTATGCCAGGGCCCCAGCACACGGAGCTGGCTTGCAGGAAG GTGGAGAAGCAGACATccagaaaggagagaggacagggaaCACAGGGACGGCCTGTCCGGATCTGGCTAGGGTTAGCAGAGGACCCCTGCAGCCTTCCCTTGTCAGGGGCTGAA GCTCCAGACGGGCACCCCCTGCGTGTGTGGAAGGCGTCCACTGAGGTGGCGGCCCCTCCAGCCGTGGTGCTACACCGTGTTCTGCGGGAGAGGGCCCTCTGGGACGAGGACCTGCTGCGGGCCCAGGTGTTGGAAGCCCTGATGCCGGGCGTGGAGCTGTACCACTATGTCACCGACAGCATGGCGCCCCATCCCTGCCGCGACTTTGTGGTGCTCCG GATGTGGCGCTCCGACCTGCCCCGCGGCGGCTGTCTGCTAGTCTCCCAGTCCCTGGATCCGGAGCAGCCCGTGCCAGAGTCAGGGGTGCGGGCCATGATGCTCACTTCCCAGTACCTCATGGAGCCTTGCGGCCTGGGCCGCTCCCGGCTCACTCACATCTGCCGCGCTGATCTCAG GGGCCGTTCTCCTGACTGGTACAACAAAGTCTTTGGGCACCTGTGTGCCATGGAGGTGGCAAAGATCCGGgactccttccccaccctgcaGGCAGCTGGCCCCGAGACAAAGTTGTGA
- the STARD8 gene encoding stAR-related lipid transfer protein 8 isoform X5: MTLNNCASMKLEVHFQSKQNEDSEEEEQCSISNHWAFQRESKCWSRGGCSDLLAPPSPGLPGTSSCESVLTELSATSLPAITVSLSPEPTDLPSPCRVPSPSNQLLLSAPQGQEGPRDKAKKHRSRSFLKHLDSLRRKEKGGGRQAEPARGPATLEKATKASSFCSRRGFLSAGFYRAKNRAATSAGDCGTATQRAWEAWPVAMFRHPQRAHRGDCLVHVPGDHKPGTFPRSLSIESLLPEDGQRLADWQPGRPRGYEGRRGSCGSTGSHASIYDNMPELYPAEPLLARAAAEEDEGGGSYTHLDDILQHVWGLQQRVELWSRAVYPDLRTGDKDEEEEEEEEEEEVTSAAEMATVEVEGQAEALAQMEAPARRGSSAPGQADVPPVVPAQVQGRVQAEPLARAQAEAEAQAPGPAQHNGQEANSGGEPTSAPSLTVEDRHSVADTVASSGELDSSGKSLNEPEAAGSPAGPQALAPRERRDSGVGASLTRPCRKLRWHSFQNSHRPSLNSESLEINRQFAGQIHLLHKGSLLRLTAFMEKYTVPHKPGWVWTLAGSAPEGGCRREEARSQQWSVPKFMKRHKTPDYRGQHVFGVPPLIHVQRTGQPLPQSIQQAMRYLRSQCLDQVGIFRKSGVKSRIQNLRQMNETSPDNVCYDGQSAYDVADLLKQYFRDLPEPIFTSKLTTTFLQIYQLLPKDQWLAAAQAATLLLPDENREVLQTLLYFLSDIASAEENQMTAGNLAVCLAPSIFHLNVSKKDSPSPRIRSKRSLAGRPGPRDLSENMAATQGLSHMISDCKKLFQVPQDMVLQLCGSYSAAELCPPGPGLAELREAQAAGRSLSLYMEESVQELLRDAAERFKGWMSMPGPQHTELACRKVEKQTSRKERGQGTQGRPVRIWLGLAEDPCSLPLSGAEAPDGHPLRVWKASTEVAAPPAVVLHRVLRERALWDEDLLRAQVLEALMPGVELYHYVTDSMAPHPCRDFVVLRMWRSDLPRGGCLLVSQSLDPEQPVPESGVRAMMLTSQYLMEPCGLGRSRLTHICRADLRGRSPDWYNKVFGHLCAMEVAKIRDSFPTLQAAGPETKL, translated from the exons ATGACCTTGAACAACTGTGCCTCGATGAAACTGGAAGTTCACTTTCAAAGCAAGCAA AATGAAGactcagaagaagaagagcaatGTAGCATCAGCAACCACTGGGCTTTCCAGCGAGAAAGTAAATGCTGGTCTCGTGGGGGCTGCTCTGACCTGCTGGCTCCCCCGAGCCCTGGCCTGCCGGGGACCTCCAGCTGTGAGAGCGTCCTCACAGAGCTCAGTGCCACTTCCCTACCAGCCATCACCGTGAGCCTATCGCCGGAGCCAACGGACCTGCCCTCACCCTGCCGTGTCCCCAGCCCGAGCAACCAGCTCCTCCTCAGCGCCCCCCAGGGCCAAGAGGGTCCCCGGGACAAAGCCAAGAAGCACCGTTCTCGTAGCTTCCTTAAGCACCTCGATTCTCTGAGGCGGAAGGAAAAGGGTGGCGGTCGGCAAGCGGAGCCCGCGCGTGGCCCAGCCACCTTAGAGAAGGCCACCAAAGCCTCCTCTTTCTGCAGTCGCCGTGGCTTCCTCTCAGCTGGATTCTACAGGGCCAAGAACAGGGCAGCCACCTCAGCCGGTGATTGCGGCACTGCGACTCAGAGGGCCTGGGAGGCCTGGCCTGTGGCCATGTTTCGGCATCCGCAGCGGGCGCACCGGGGGGACTGCCTTGTGCACGTGCCCGGGGACCACAAGCCAGGCACATTCCCTCGCTCCCTGTCCATCGAGAGCCTGCTTCCTGAGGACGGACAGCGCCTGGCCGATTGGCAGCCAGGTAGGCCCCGGGGCTATGAAGGGCGCCGGGGTTCCTGCGGCTCCACGGGCAGCCATGCCAGCATCTATGACAACATGCCCGAGCTGTACCCAGCGGAGCCACTACTGGCCAGGGCTGCAGCCGAAGAGGACGAGGGCGGGGGCAGCTACACCCACCTGGACGATATCCTCCAGCACGTGTGGGGGCTGCAGCAACGGGTAGAGCTCTGGTCCCGGGCCGTCTACCCGGACCTGCGGACTGGAGATAAGGacgaggaagaagaggaggaagaagaggaggaggaggtcacTTCAGCAGCAGAGATGGCCACAGTTGAGGTCGAGGGGCAGGCTGAGGCTCTGGCCCAGATGGAGGCCCCGGCCCGCAGAGGGTCCTCGGCCCCGGGCCAGGCTGATGTTCCGCCAGTGGTCCCAGCTCAGGTTCAGGGTCGGGTGCAGGCCGAGCCCCTGGCACGGGCACAGGCCGAGGCCGAGGCTCAGGCCCCGGGTCCAGCCCAGCATAATGGGCAGGAGGCAAATTCAGGTGGGgagcccacctctgcccccagcctgACGGTGGAAGATAGGCACTCCGTTGCTGACACCGTGGCCTCCTCCGGCGAACTGGACAGTAGTGGAAAGTCGCTGAACGAGCCCGAGGCCGCAGGCTCGCCGGCTGGACCTCAGGCATTAGCACCGCGGGAACGACGAGATTCAGGCGTTGGCGCCTCACTTACCAGACCCTGCAG GAAGCTCCGTTGGCACAGCTTCCAGAACTCCCACCGGCCCAGCCTGAACTCAGAGTCCCTGGAGATCAATCGGCAGTTTGCCGGCCAGATCCACCTCCTGCACAAGGGCTCGCTGCTGCGGCTCACCGCCTTCATGGAGAAGTACACTGTGCCGCACAAGCCGGGATGGGTCTG GACCCTGGCAGGGTCAGCCCCAGAAGGTGGGTGCAGGCGGGAGGAAGCCAGAAGCCAGCAGTG GTCAGTGCCCAAGTTCATGAAAAGGCATAAGACCCCGGACTACCGGGGCCAGCACGTGTTCGGGGTGCCCCCCCTCATCCACGTGCAGCGCACCGGCCAGCCACTGCCACAGAGCATTCAGCAAGCCATGCGCTACCTGCGCAGCCAGTGCCTGGACCAG GTGGGCATCTTCCGCAAGTCGGGGGTGAAGTCCAGGATCCAGAACCTGCGCCAAATGAATGAGACCTCACCAGACAATGTTTGCTACGACGGCCAATCGGCCTACGATGTGGCCGACTTGCTGAAGCAGTATTTCCGGGACCTACCAGAGCCTATCTTCACCAGCAAGCTCACCACCACTTTTCTGCAGATCTACCAGC TCCTCCCCAAGGATCAGTGGTTGGCTGCAGCGCAGGCCGCCACCTTGCTGCTCCCCGACGAGAACCGCGAGGTCCTACAGACCCTGCTCTATTTCCTAAGTGACATCGCCTCTGCTGAAGAAAACCAGATGACAGCCGGCAACCTAGCAGTGTGCCTGGCGCCTTCCATCTTCCATCTCAACGTCTCCAAGAAGGATAGCCCCTCACCCAG GATCAGGAGCAAACGCAGCCTGGCTGGCCGGCCGGGCCCTAGGGACCTGAGTGAGAACATGGCTGCCACCCAGGGCCTATCGCACATGATCAGTGACTGCAAGAAACTTTTCCAA GTCCCCCAGGACATGGTGCTGCAACTATGTGGCTCCTACAGTGCGGCTGAGCTCTGCCCTCCCGGCCCGGGCCTGGCTGAGCTGCGGGAGGCCCAAGCTGCCGGCAGGAGCCTGAGCCTCTACATGGAGGAGAGCGTCCAGGAGCTGCTCCGTGATGCTGCCGAGCGCTTCAAGGGCTGGATGAGTATGCCAGGGCCCCAGCACACGGAGCTGGCTTGCAGGAAG GTGGAGAAGCAGACATccagaaaggagagaggacagggaaCACAGGGACGGCCTGTCCGGATCTGGCTAGGGTTAGCAGAGGACCCCTGCAGCCTTCCCTTGTCAGGGGCTGAA GCTCCAGACGGGCACCCCCTGCGTGTGTGGAAGGCGTCCACTGAGGTGGCGGCCCCTCCAGCCGTGGTGCTACACCGTGTTCTGCGGGAGAGGGCCCTCTGGGACGAGGACCTGCTGCGGGCCCAGGTGTTGGAAGCCCTGATGCCGGGCGTGGAGCTGTACCACTATGTCACCGACAGCATGGCGCCCCATCCCTGCCGCGACTTTGTGGTGCTCCG GATGTGGCGCTCCGACCTGCCCCGCGGCGGCTGTCTGCTAGTCTCCCAGTCCCTGGATCCGGAGCAGCCCGTGCCAGAGTCAGGGGTGCGGGCCATGATGCTCACTTCCCAGTACCTCATGGAGCCTTGCGGCCTGGGCCGCTCCCGGCTCACTCACATCTGCCGCGCTGATCTCAG GGGCCGTTCTCCTGACTGGTACAACAAAGTCTTTGGGCACCTGTGTGCCATGGAGGTGGCAAAGATCCGGgactccttccccaccctgcaGGCAGCTGGCCCCGAGACAAAGTTGTGA